One segment of Salvelinus alpinus chromosome 1, SLU_Salpinus.1, whole genome shotgun sequence DNA contains the following:
- the LOC139579537 gene encoding zinc finger protein 646-like isoform X3: MYTPAMAMHDMSRVKGFPCKECDMVCPSTPSLLEHMKAHYQQEENGRFECEQCGRIYKHAGSLANHKKSHEVGSFQCPVCTRTLPNAVALKNHLRIHTLSPSSAQAEEDGGDEGAEDGHDERNYGLAQDLSDGFARNHLNNSGMGHGVMSHDPDDHKKSPVTDDAWDRPFKCDQCDRTYRHHGSLVNHKKCHQEGAFKCTVCYKQFNNLAALNGHERTHSKFKTPGASMVNNNIHDSVTDQRSSAPQTDDAANCFCHLCQVALPNKSDFQEHILLHNAASSSLGLARSFPGIMPHNLSAVRSPAYTPALGDPLPLPPLPNDKRGPFDPMLGPPVNNPIYTCAYCGAGHPDLESLKVHYLTHDPQPGSHGQDGILNTDGIGSNSNPSPSGERVQSSSDDGERRFKCQDCGKSYRHAGSLVNHKRSHQTGLYQCTICCKQYPHLAALHSHLRSHKGRTSNQSSLNTEGDWLSSEPLTLDSQNSYVQEGSGATTPISLPGNLGDAAHFVPDGGHSSGLDSLEFHDRFDGSLAQSNSGHSPLPQNHRQADRHMCTDCGEMYGDISGIKSHMCPQRRQNQGMSNGFMGNMSGYNSPGGAALPSGGGNVKESNGQRSQYGSQSHAQGGGKRMNKEDEDDGEVYQCSVCGNHYASLRALRSHLRSHANNPTGPGTSALSPNGEADWRIICSTCGQSFSRKQDLLNHQLIHGPQRSDAAAQSMGADPTNTNGKMDGDGRNHICVDCGMFFADRHHLITHLCPGKGRGGVLSKEGLNGAKGMTGGDGVSGGGVGGPGGSRDMGGQDRRQQMPDSEDRPHKCDQCGRGYRHPCSLLNHKKSHKTGVFRCLVCQKRYYNLLALKNHQRTHFDLKSKAAAGTGRSGPQVAPDSETMALLEWHKCEECGKAFKIQKQLENHLRLHEEHRAKAHAQLAKLGNGRYQGGPSGMQAMRGESSKSQNPGMGEVKYGQQQGFKQPYSEAGTSRAQNFDLQEGGRRPFACDECGRSYRHAGSLANHKNLHKIGEYHCNVCNSTYPNRLAMKNHLRLHFALKKHTCQECGKGFRTQKQLTTHHSAQLCKGAAGAVAQMDYECDGCCEGFATADELAAHDCPAQQLPSSSASLNSSSLSIDGADLVPDERPYSCDICNCSYKHASSLLNHKHTHKTGTFTCTYCDKPYSNYMALRNHMRIHTQKKRHICHHCGKAFRLARFLRNHQKVHEEGHTRFGCTSCGKSFQGRSGLARHRCGENQVGKEGRRMATASTTGGEECRYTCDQCGRSYAHASSLLNHKNTHTVGIYHCAVCLKTYSNLLALKNHRRIHSEIRRHRCPECGKAFRVSSQLNSHRRVHLKERELTCGPCQRSFPSQASFRLHQEISHGQAPRPPQQTQARAGGASGGTSGGGSSGLSWGSGLDLTLLQAQGLDPNGLPKMNSLSFQGPSGSRSRGATGTKSHICNQCGRAYLHASSLLNHKNSHKTGAYFCNSCQKEFPNLMSLKNHRRIHTEPKRFQCPDCGKSFRVSTQLICHRRIHTKEKPFSCQQCDKRFSSKSNLRHHQKVHWSSSAPPTMAMGAASFLARR; encoded by the exons ATGTATACGCCTGCAATGGCAATGCATGATATGAGCCGTGTCAAGGGTTTCCCCTGTAAAGAGTGCGATATGGTTTGCCCCAGTACCCCTAGTCTGTTAGAACACATGAAGGCTCACTACCAGCAAGAAGAAAATGGCAGGTTTGAGTGTGAGCAATGTGGCCGCATCTATAAGCATGCTGGCAGCCTGGCCAATCATAAGAAATCCCATGAAGTGGGTTCCTTTCAGTGCCCAGTCTGCACCAGAACCCTGCCCAATGCTGTGGCTCTGAAGAACCACCTCCGTATCCACACACTATCCCCAAGTAGTGCCCAAGCAGAGGAAGACGGCGGTGACGAAGGCGCTGAAGACGGACATGATGAGAGGAACTATGGTCTTGCACAGGACCTGTCTGATGGCTTTGCCCGCAATCACCTGAACAACAGTGGAATGGGTCATGGTGTGATGTCACATGACCCAGATGATCATAAGAAGTCACCTGTAACTGATGATGCCTGGGATCGTCCATTCAAATGCGATCAGTGTGATAGGACCTACCGCCACCATGGCAGCCTGGTTAATCACAAGAAATGTCACCAGGAGGGTGCGTTCAAGTGCACCGTCTGTTACAAGCAGTTCAACAACCTGGCTGCTCTCAACGGCCATGAGCGAACCCACTCAAAGTTTAAGACTCCTGGAGCATCGATGGTTAACAACAACATACATGATTCTGTGACTGATCAGCGTTCGTCTGCGCCCCAAACCGATGATGCAGCTAACTGCTTCTGCCACCTGTGCCAGGTAGCTTTGCCCAACAAGAGTGACTTCCAGGAGCACATCCTGTTGCATAATGCAGCCTCCTCTTCACTGGGTCTTGCCCGTAGTTTCCCTGGGATAATGCCGCACAATCTCAGCGCTGTCCGCTCCCCAGCATACACACCTGCCCTGGGTGACCCTCTGCCGCTTCCTCCTTTGCCTAATGATAAACGTGGCCCCTTTGACCCAATGCTTGGCCCTCCTGTCAATAACCCCATTTACACTTGTGCATACTGTGGGGCTGGGCATCCTGATCTGGAGAGTCTCAAAGTTCACTACCTGACCCATGACCCCCAACCAGGCTCCCATGGTCAGGATGGTATCCTGAACACTGATGGGATTggctctaactctaacccatcaccatctggagagagagtgcaatcttcttctgatgatggTGAACGTCGTTTCAAGTGTCAGGATTGTGGGAAAAGCTACCGCCATGCTGGAAGCCTGGTCAACCACAAGCGCTCCCACCAGACTGGCCTCTACCAGTGCACCATCTGCTGCAAGCAGTATCCGCATTTGGCTGCCTTGCATAGCCACCTCCGCAGCCATAAGGGAAGAACATCCAACCAATCATCCCTCAACACTGAAGGCGACTGGCTCTCCTCGGAACCCCTGACACTTGACTCTCAGAATAGTTATGTGCAGGAGGGGAGCGGCGCAACcacccccatctccctccctggaAATCTTGGTGACGCTGCTCACTTTGTACCTGATGGTGGCCACAGCAGCGGTTTGGATTCACTGGAGTTCCATGATCGATTTGATGGCTCCCTTGCCCAGAGCAACTCTGGGCACTCCCCTCTTCCCCAGAACCACCGCCAGGCTGATAGACACATGTGCACTGACTGTGGAGAAATGTATGGGGACATCTCTGGCATCAAGTCTCACATGTGCCCCCAACGGCGACAGAACCAGGGGATGTCCAATGGATTTATGGGAAACATGAGTGGCTACAACAGTCCTGGAGGCGCTGCTCTCCCTTCAGGTGGAGGAAATGTGAAAGAGAGCAATGGACAGCGCTCTCAGTACGGTTCTCAGTCCCATGCCCAAGGAGGGGGAAAAAGGATGAATAAAGAAGATGAAGATGATGGTGAAGTGTACCAGTGCTCGGTGTGTGGGAACCATTATGCCAGCCTCAGGGCCCTGAGGAGCCATCTGCGCAGCCATGCTAACAATCCCACAGGGCCTGGGACTTCAGCACTTTCTCCTAACGGTGAGGCAGACTGGAGGATTATCTGCAGCACCTGTGGCCAGAGCTTCTCCAGAAAGCAAGACCTGTTAAACCACCAACTGATTCATGGGCCACAAAGGTCAGATGCAGCAGCCCAGAGCATGGGGGCCGATCCCACCAATACTAATGGCAAAATGGATGGTGATGGGAGGAATCACATTTGCGTTGACTGTGGCATGTTCTTTGCTGATCGCCATCACCTGATCACTCACCTGTGTCCTggaaagggaagaggaggagtgcTGAGCAAAGAAGGATTGAATGGAGCTAAAGGGATGACTGGCGGAGATGGAGTTAGTGGCGGCGGAGTTGGAGGACCTGGAGGCAGTCGTGATATGGGAGGACAGGACCGTAGACAACAGATGCCAGATTCGGAGGATCGACCCCACAAATGTGACCAGTGTGGAAGGGGCTACAGGCACCCTTGCTCCCTGCTCAACCATAAGAAATCTCACAAGACCGGAGTCTTCAGATGCCTGGTCTGCCAGAAGCGCTACTACAACCTGCTGGCCCTTAAGAACCACCAGAGGACCCACTTTGATTTAAAAAG CAAGGCTGCCGCTGGCACAGGGAGAAGCGGTCCCCAAGTGGCACCCGATTCCGAAACGATGGCTTTACTAGAATG GCACAAGTGTGAGGAGTGTGGGAAGGCCTTCAAGATCCAGAAGCAGCTGGAAAACCACCTTCGGCTCCATGAAGAACACAGAGCAAAGGCTCACGCCCAGCTCGCGAAACTAGGCAATGGAAGGTATCAAGGAGGACCCTCTGGCATGCAGGCCATGAGAGGAGAATCGTCCAAATCCCAGAACCCTGGCATGGGGGAAGTCAAGTATGGACAACAACAAGGCTTCAAGCAACCCTACTCAGAGGCTGGTACTTCAAGGGCTCAGAATTTTGATCTACAAGAAGGGGGACGAAGACCCTTCGCCTGTGATGAGTGCGGGCGGAGCTATCGTCATGCAGGCAGCTTGGCCAATCACAAGAATCTTCACAAAATTGGCGAGTATCACTGCAATGTCTGCAACTCCACTTACCCCAACCGCCTGGCCATGAAAAACCATCTGCGTCTTCATTTTGCCCTCAAGAAGCACACTTGCCAGGAATGTGGCAAAGGATTCCGTACCCAAAAGCAGCTGACCACCCACCACTCTGCACAGCTCTGCAAGGGGGCTGCAGGAGCTGTTGCTCAAATGGATTACGAGTGTGATGGGTGCTGCGAGGGTTTCGCTACTGCAGACGAGCTGGCTGCACATGACTGCCCTGCTCAGCAGCTCCCTTCGTCCTCGGCCTCCCTCAACAGCTCAAGCCTCAGCATCGATGGGGCTGACCTTGTGCCAGATGAACGACCCTACAGCTGTGACATCTGCAACTGCTCTTACAAACATGCCAGCAGCCTGCTGaaccacaagcacacacacaagacGGGCACTTTTACTTGCACCTACTGCGACAAGCCGTACTCCAACTACATGGCGCTGCGCAACCACATGCGCATCCACACGCAGAAGAAGAGGCACATCTGCCACCACTGCGGGAAAGCGTTCCGGCTAGCCAGATTCCTCCGCAATCACCAGAAGGTCCACGAGGAGGGCCACACACGCTTTGGCTGCACCAGCTGCGGGAAGAGCTTCCAGGGGAGGTCAGGCCTGGCGAGGCACCGCTGCGGGGAGAACCAGGTAGGCAAGGAGGGCAGGAGGATGGCCACTGCAAGCACGACAGGGGGAGAAGAGTGCCGGTACAC ATGTGACCAGTGTGGCCGCTCCTACGCCCATGCCAGCTCCCTTCTCAACCACAAAAACACCCACACCGTCGGCATTTACCACTGTGCCGTGTGCCTCAAGACCTATTCCAACCTCCTGGCCCTCAAGAACCACCGGCGCATTCATTCAGAGATACGGCGTCACCGCTGCCCAGAATGTGGCAAGGCTTTCCGTGTCTCCTCCCAGCTCAACAGCCACCGTCGCGTCCACCTAAAGGAGAGGGAGCTAACTTGTGGCCCCTGCCAGCGCAGCTTCCCCAGCCAGGCCAGCTTCCGGCTCCACCAGGAGATCTCCCACGGCCAAGCCCCCAGGCCCCCCCAGCAGACACAGGCCAGGGCTGGGGGAGCCTCTGGGGGCACATCCGGGGGCGGGAGCTCAGGCCTTAGCTGGGGCTCCGGCCTGGATCTCACGTTGTTGCAGGCCCAAGGACTGGACCCCAATGGACTACCCAAAATGAACTCCCTGTCCTTCCAAGGCCCCAGTGGCAGCAGGAGCCGTGGGGCGACGGGGACCAAGTCGCACATCTGCAACCAGTGCGGCCGCGCCTACCTCCACGCCAGCTCCCTCCTTAACCACAAAAACAGTCACAAAACAGGCGCCTACTTCTGTAACTCCTGTCAGAAGGAGTTTCCCAACCTGATGTCCCTCAAGAACCACCGGCGCATTCACACTGAGCCCAAACGTTTCCAGTGCCCCGACTGCGGAAAGTCCTTCCGTGTGTCCACCCAGCTCATCTGCCACAGGCGCATCCACACCAAGGAAAAGCCCTTTTCCTGCCAGCAGTGCGACAAGCGCTTCTCCAGCAAGTCCAACCTGCGCCACCACCAGAAGGTGCACTGGAGCAGTTCAGCGCCCCCTACCATGGCCATGGGCGCTGCCAGCTTCTTGG CACGAAGATGA